Proteins encoded together in one Cicer arietinum cultivar CDC Frontier isolate Library 1 chromosome 4, Cicar.CDCFrontier_v2.0, whole genome shotgun sequence window:
- the LOC101507816 gene encoding F-box/kelch-repeat protein At3g23880-like has product MTEHSNPTDLFPNDLITKILLLLNVKSILRFKCVSKSRNTLISDSIFVKLHLQLLPQNKHLLLIPFDPKNNQNSGIVSFPICRLLENKSVTLVNEPNMHMKDCSRVIGSCNGLVCLLGFSSTIGPQDIWIRLCNPITGFVSEKLGSFRQSRQHAFKRLRCTFCYHNSTYKVVVYCCKEVKVFSLGDNSWRNIQKFPLFIFNYMVVFNDIPVNEGVNEGVYLRGTVNWLAFRNKLERVQCLNDVDVEELVIVSLDLGTETYRQLLPPLGFDVVGPTIVVLMECLYFSYHFERSYFVMWKMTEFGVEESWTQFVKISYQNLQVNTFGWSVMYLRLFLFPLCFSENGDTLILASNKEKQAILYNLRDGTATRTSVTNNIKWYISKDYVESFVQ; this is encoded by the coding sequence ATGACTGAACACTCCAATCCCACTGATTTATTTCCTAATGACCTTATCACCAAAATCCTCTTATTGCTTAACGTAAAATCTATATTACGTTTCAAGTGTGTGAGCAAGTCTCGGAACACCCTCATCTCCGATTCCATATTCGTAAAATTGCACCTTCAGCTTTTGCCACAAAACAAACACCTACTACTCATCCCATTCGACCCAAAAAATAATCAGAATTCTGGTATTGTATCCTTCCCCATATGTCGTTTACTAGAGAATAAATCAGTCACTCTTGTCAACGAACCTAATATGCATATGAAGGATTGTAGTAGAGTAATTGGTTCGTGTAATGGATTGGTATGTTTGCTTGGTTTTTCTTCAACAATTGGGCCTCAAGATATTTGGATTCGTTTATGTAATCCAATCACAGGGTTTGTATCTGAAAAATTAGGATCTTTTCGCCAATCTCGCCAACATGCATTTAAGAGACTTAGATGCACATTTTGTTATCATAATTCAACTTATAAGGTAGTGGTTTATTGTTGTAAGGAAGTTAAAGTTTTCAGTTTGGGTGACAATAGTTGGagaaatattcaaaaatttcctctatttatttttaactatatgGTTGTTTTTAACGATATTCCAGTAAACGAAGGTGTGAATGAAGGTGTGTATTTAAGAGGTACCGTTAATTGGTTGGCTTTTCGAAATAAATTAGAACGTGTTCAATGTTTGAATGATGTTGATGTTGAAGAACTTGTGATTGTGTCGCTTGATCTTGGTACAGAGACGTATAGGCAATTGTTGCCTCCTCTGGGTTTTGATGTTGTTGGGCCAACTATTGTTGTCTTGATGGAATGTCTCTATTTTTCTTACCATTTCGAGAGatcttattttgttatgtgGAAGATGACTGAATTTGGAGTTGAAGAATCTTGGACTCAATTCGTTAAAATTAGTTATCAGAATCTTCAAGTAAATACGTTTGGTTGGAGTGTGATGTATCTTCGGTTGTTTCTATTTCCGTTGTGTTTTTCTGAGAATGGTGATACACTTATATTGGCAAGCAATAAAGAAAAGCAAGCAATTCTTTATAATTTGAGAGACGGTACAGCAACACGAACTAGTGTTACCAATAATATAAAGTGGTATATTTCCAAGGATTATGTTGAAAGTTTTGTTCAATAA